The following proteins come from a genomic window of Corallococcus sp. NCRR:
- a CDS encoding non-ribosomal peptide synthetase → MSDVKQSSALEEKRARARALIQQRAAKPRAFPPSFAQQRLWFLDRLEPGSHHYGIPFAVRLSGALERGALERSFQEIVQRHESLRTTFQAREGEAVQVVGPAPELPLHVVDLGGLDARETARRVRELTAEDVAAPFDLERGPLIRWKLLRLSDTEHILLLSMHHIVSDGWSIGVFVRELAALYAAFLQGAPSPLPPLKVQYSDFARWQRDWLQGDVLEEQLAYWRAHLADAPTALGLPTDRPRPPAQTFRGTQLPLGVSPAVTAALNTLSRQEGATLFMTLLAAWLVLLQRYTRQDDLVVGTPIANRNRAETEGLIGFFVNTLPLRTNLSGDPRFTELVGRVRETALGGFAHQDVPFEKLVMDLRVKRDLSRSPLFQTMFVLQNAPLQPLALPGLTLTNLELETDTAKFELTLTLVETSGALTGWLEYNTDLFDASTADRLARAYERLLEGIAEDPQRRVSALPLLDAAGRQQALESFHPPAVPLSPRPLHVLFEEQARRTPDAIAVECEDDALTYAELERRANRLAHLLLASGLEPEERVALCLPRSTEVLVSMLAVMKAGGAFVPLDAGAPAQRLALMVAECRARYVLAPASLAVKLPVPPEARLEPGAWRQEGLAETPPARTVHLEQLAYVVHTSGSTGVPKGVMISHAGIANRMLWEQHALPLGPEDRVLQVASFGFDASIWEFFRALLAGARAVMVRDGAHQDSRYIADLMARRGVTQMNVVPSLLRVVLEEPRIADCHALRTVVCGGEALTTDLVDRLAQHSSATLFNFYGQTEVSIDATWFTCAPGMARKAVPLGRPLGNMKMHVLDARGQPAPPGAPGEVYLGGPGLARGYFQRPDLSAERFVPDPFGPPGSRLFRTGDLARQLPDGELEFLGRGDHQVKIRGVRVELGEIEAALRQHPAIQDVVVLAREQAVEPEPAAMDPRLLPLEPPARGPSPHPLP, encoded by the coding sequence ATGAGTGATGTGAAGCAGTCCTCCGCGTTGGAGGAGAAGCGCGCCCGCGCCCGGGCCCTCATCCAGCAGCGCGCGGCGAAGCCCCGGGCCTTCCCGCCCTCCTTCGCCCAGCAGCGGCTGTGGTTCCTGGACCGGCTGGAGCCGGGCAGCCACCACTACGGAATCCCCTTCGCCGTGCGCCTCAGCGGAGCGCTGGAGCGCGGCGCCCTGGAGAGGAGCTTCCAGGAGATCGTCCAGCGCCACGAATCCCTACGCACGACCTTCCAGGCCCGTGAGGGCGAGGCCGTGCAGGTCGTGGGGCCCGCGCCCGAGCTGCCGCTGCACGTGGTGGACCTGGGCGGGCTGGACGCACGGGAGACCGCGCGCCGCGTGCGCGAGCTGACCGCCGAGGACGTGGCCGCGCCCTTCGACCTGGAGCGCGGTCCGCTGATCCGCTGGAAGCTGCTGCGCCTCTCGGACACCGAGCACATCCTGCTCTTGTCGATGCACCACATCGTCTCCGACGGCTGGTCCATCGGTGTGTTCGTGCGCGAGCTGGCCGCGCTGTACGCGGCGTTCCTCCAGGGTGCGCCCTCGCCGTTGCCGCCGCTCAAGGTGCAGTACTCCGACTTCGCTCGCTGGCAGCGCGACTGGCTCCAGGGCGACGTGCTGGAGGAGCAGCTCGCGTACTGGCGCGCGCACCTGGCGGACGCGCCCACCGCGCTGGGCCTGCCCACGGACCGTCCGCGTCCTCCGGCCCAGACCTTCCGCGGCACGCAGCTGCCCCTGGGCGTGTCCCCGGCCGTCACCGCAGCGCTGAACACGCTCTCCCGCCAGGAAGGGGCCACGCTGTTCATGACCCTGCTGGCCGCGTGGCTGGTGCTGCTTCAGCGCTACACGCGCCAGGACGACCTCGTCGTCGGCACGCCCATCGCCAACCGCAACCGCGCGGAGACCGAGGGGCTCATCGGCTTCTTCGTCAACACGCTGCCCCTGCGCACGAACCTCTCCGGCGACCCGCGCTTCACGGAGCTGGTGGGCCGCGTGCGCGAGACGGCCCTGGGCGGCTTCGCCCACCAGGACGTCCCCTTCGAGAAGCTGGTGATGGACCTGCGCGTGAAGCGGGACCTGAGCCGCTCGCCGCTCTTCCAGACGATGTTCGTCCTCCAGAACGCGCCGCTCCAGCCGCTGGCGCTCCCGGGGCTCACGCTGACGAACCTGGAGCTGGAGACGGACACCGCCAAGTTCGAGCTCACGCTCACGCTGGTCGAGACGTCCGGCGCGCTGACGGGCTGGCTCGAATACAACACGGACCTCTTCGACGCCTCCACGGCCGACCGGCTGGCGCGGGCCTACGAACGCCTGCTCGAAGGCATCGCGGAAGACCCTCAGCGCCGCGTCTCCGCCCTGCCACTGCTGGACGCGGCCGGACGCCAGCAGGCGCTGGAGTCCTTCCACCCGCCCGCGGTGCCGCTGTCCCCGCGCCCCCTGCACGTCCTCTTCGAGGAGCAGGCGCGGCGCACGCCGGACGCCATCGCGGTGGAGTGCGAGGACGACGCCCTCACGTACGCGGAGCTGGAGCGCCGGGCCAACCGGCTCGCGCACCTGCTGCTCGCGTCCGGCCTGGAGCCCGAGGAGCGCGTGGCGTTGTGCCTGCCCCGCTCGACGGAGGTGCTGGTGTCGATGCTCGCGGTCATGAAGGCCGGTGGCGCCTTCGTGCCGCTGGACGCCGGAGCCCCCGCGCAGCGCCTGGCCCTGATGGTCGCGGAGTGCCGCGCCCGCTACGTGCTCGCGCCCGCCTCGCTCGCGGTCAAGCTGCCGGTGCCGCCGGAGGCGCGCCTGGAGCCCGGCGCATGGCGGCAGGAAGGCTTGGCGGAGACGCCTCCCGCGCGGACCGTCCACCTGGAGCAGCTGGCCTACGTGGTGCACACGTCCGGCTCCACCGGAGTGCCCAAGGGCGTGATGATCTCCCACGCGGGCATCGCCAACCGGATGCTCTGGGAACAGCACGCGCTGCCGCTGGGGCCGGAGGACCGCGTCCTCCAGGTGGCCTCGTTCGGCTTTGACGCCTCCATCTGGGAGTTCTTCCGCGCGCTGCTCGCGGGGGCCCGCGCGGTGATGGTGCGCGACGGCGCGCACCAGGACAGCCGCTACATCGCGGACCTCATGGCCCGGCGCGGCGTCACGCAGATGAACGTGGTGCCGTCGCTGCTGCGCGTGGTGCTGGAGGAGCCCCGCATCGCGGACTGCCACGCCCTGCGCACGGTGGTCTGCGGAGGCGAGGCGCTGACCACGGACCTGGTGGACCGGCTCGCGCAGCACTCCTCCGCGACGCTCTTCAACTTCTACGGCCAGACGGAGGTCTCCATCGACGCCACGTGGTTCACCTGCGCGCCCGGCATGGCGCGCAAGGCGGTGCCGCTGGGCCGGCCGCTGGGGAACATGAAGATGCACGTGCTGGACGCGCGCGGACAGCCCGCTCCCCCGGGCGCGCCCGGCGAGGTGTACCTGGGCGGCCCGGGCCTCGCGCGCGGCTACTTCCAGCGCCCGGACCTGAGCGCGGAGCGCTTCGTGCCGGACCCCTTCGGCCCTCCGGGCTCGCGCCTGTTCCGCACTGGTGACCTGGCCCGCCAGCTGCCGGACGGCGAGCTGGAGTTCCTGGGGCGCGGCGACCACCAGGTGAAGATCCGCGGCGTCCGCGTGGAGCTGGGCGAGATTGAAGCGGCGCTCCGCCAGCACCCCGCCATCCAGGACGTGGTGGTGCTCGCGCGCGAGCAGGCCGTGGAGCCCGAGCCCGCCGCGATGGATCCGCGCCTGCTCCCGCTGGAGCCGCCCGCGCGCGGCCCGTCCCCTCATCCCCTGCCCTGA
- a CDS encoding inosamine-phosphate amidinotransferase 1, with product MQRTNLQLASQHPSLVPQPQSQPVVSSHTEWDPLEEVIVGVADGATVPSWHVTLKSTMPRKHWGFFQEHGGKPFPQDMVDAANRDLDEFAHILEAEGIRVRRPERVSHAKPFSTPDWHSPGGLYTAMPRDLLLVVGDHLIETPMPWRSRYFEVHPYRKLLKEYFQAGARWTSAPKPQLTDESFDDTWEVPGDDEPMRYALTEFEPLFDAADFVRCGRDLFYIRSHVTNAFGVEWLRRHLGSEYRIHELKCRDTKPMHIDTTFMPLAPGKLLVNPERVDELPRMFKSWDILQAPPPCASDDLILYFSGKWLSMNILMLDEQRLVVDKNEHTLIRAFKDWGFKPITCNFTHFYRLGGSFHCATLDVRRRGVLQSYF from the coding sequence ATGCAACGCACCAACCTCCAACTGGCCTCGCAGCACCCGTCGTTGGTCCCGCAGCCCCAGTCGCAGCCGGTGGTCTCCTCGCACACCGAATGGGATCCCCTCGAGGAGGTCATCGTCGGCGTCGCGGACGGCGCCACGGTGCCCTCGTGGCACGTGACCCTCAAGTCGACCATGCCCCGCAAACACTGGGGCTTCTTCCAGGAGCACGGCGGTAAGCCCTTCCCCCAGGACATGGTGGACGCGGCCAACCGCGACCTGGACGAGTTCGCGCACATCCTGGAGGCCGAGGGCATCCGCGTCCGCCGCCCCGAGCGCGTCTCGCACGCGAAGCCCTTCTCCACGCCGGACTGGCACTCGCCGGGCGGCCTCTACACGGCCATGCCCCGCGACCTGCTGCTCGTCGTGGGCGACCACCTCATCGAGACGCCCATGCCGTGGCGCTCCCGCTATTTCGAGGTCCACCCCTACCGCAAGCTATTGAAAGAATACTTCCAGGCGGGCGCGCGGTGGACCTCCGCACCCAAGCCGCAGCTGACGGACGAGTCGTTCGACGACACCTGGGAGGTGCCGGGTGACGACGAGCCCATGCGCTACGCCCTCACGGAGTTCGAGCCGCTCTTCGACGCGGCGGACTTCGTGCGCTGCGGCCGGGACCTCTTCTACATCCGCAGCCACGTGACGAACGCGTTCGGCGTGGAGTGGCTGCGGCGGCACCTGGGCAGCGAGTACCGCATCCACGAGCTGAAGTGCCGGGACACCAAGCCCATGCACATCGACACGACGTTCATGCCGCTGGCGCCCGGCAAGCTGCTGGTGAACCCGGAGCGCGTGGACGAGCTGCCGCGGATGTTCAAGTCCTGGGACATCCTCCAGGCGCCGCCGCCCTGCGCGTCGGACGACCTCATCCTCTACTTCAGCGGCAAGTGGCTGAGCATGAACATCCTCATGCTCGATGAGCAGCGCCTCGTCGTGGACAAGAACGAGCACACGCTGATCCGCGCGTTCAAGGACTGGGGCTTCAAGCCCATCACCTGCAACTTCACCCACTTCTACCGGCTGGGAGGCTCGTTCCACTGCGCCACGCTCGACGTGCGCCGCCGTGGCGTCCTCCAGTCCTACTTCTGA